Genomic segment of Juglans microcarpa x Juglans regia isolate MS1-56 chromosome 7S, Jm3101_v1.0, whole genome shotgun sequence:
TTCGTTTCAATGTAATATCTGGTACACTATATCTCCTCATTTCGTTTCACTCCAAATTCCGGCTTGTTTCGGCCATTCTGATCTCTAATCCATTTCagattgtttttgtaatttttttatacttgaatgacatttttgtaaattttaaatttagatggtatttaattaattctataatataaaatgtatttatataattataattttttttgtaactttaaatatgtcccctcattctctctttcttcaaatatcattatttttttataatttctctattctttttttttttctttgtttttgtgtcttaactcaagtttgtgattttttcaacgtatattcattttataaatattcaattcttccatatatatacacgtatacGATACAcatttacatatatacatatatatattattctattagttgttagtatatatatacatataaatatttatataatatataattaatcctAAAATGGTATACTAGAATACaccaatatcaaaatatttcattttagtaCTTAAACTAGAATGATCACTAAAAtggaatttaaaatatttgcatGGCGTGCTGAAGTGTCATGTCACTATTGAAGAACATTGAACCCTTGAAATCGGCACCTTCGTTCCAAAGAgcaactggtttttttttttttattcaaaatgcaCGTTGCATTTGATTTGCGTGATAAGTGATAACTAATCTCTCGTTTGGTTACCCatttcaaatgagatgagatgttttgttaaaagttaaataaaatattattataatattttttttttttttagatttaaaaaagttgaattgtttattatattttgtatagaaatttaaaaaaattgtaattaaaagTGTAGAACCAGATCGGGATCCGGAGAATCCAAGAGGACACTTCAAAAACTATATAGGTATTAGATTAACAATTCAAGGGGGATATTCCATTAACAATACATTACATCAAAATCAACTTATGAATAGTGTCTTGTTCAAAAACTATACCAATAACTATTGTTGATAGGCTTTACCATATTATTGCCCAAATGTAGTCTTTTTTCTTAACTGTTGTACTTATTAttatgtgtttgtttattttgatgaacttTGTTGGgttgtgattttaattttattggacATTTCGATATggataattcttctcatcgGCCATTATTCACTACCCCACACcccacatcttataaaaaaagaaaaaaaaaagagaaaaaattatcaggtgtggggtgtgaaagtgaatagtggctgatctTGCAACAAGCTCAGAGGGAGCTCAAATTATCATTCCAATCTACAACACTGCAAACCTTCTCATAGTACTTCTCAAACATCTCTCCCTTCACATGCTTAGCTCGGATTTACATTTCGACTTCAGGTTCCGTAGACAACTTTAGCATCACGATGCACAAACATTCTTTGATCACGACAACATAAGTGATCGCGGATTGAATTATGCTTTGAGTAGAGAGACTTTGAATTGCAAGGTAAGGGTTTTAATGATTAAACTGAGGTTGAGCTCTCCCAATACTCCTTCGCATTTTTTTCCACTACTCTTATTTGTTTCCTTGCTAATGACGAGAAACCTCACAAATTTCTTTTGAGTGGAGAGAGACCACAACCTCTTTATATATAGAGTACTGCCAAAGTGACTCTGCCATTTAGAGTCATAACTTATCGACTCTTCAACTTCCTCTAaagctacgtttggatgttgagctgagttgagctctttatgaatagtagtgagttgagatggtagagtaagttttgtggaatctacctaaaatgagtttaaatgtgtttggatgttaatatgagtttatatatatttatgggaagttgaaaaaggttgtgggtcccacgtgtaaagaagtgttgaattgaaaaaggttgtgggtcccatgtgtaaagaggttttgagttgagatgagtttagtaatttgagagttgggtgtttggatgttagactcaccttaaaattagactgaactgagttgaacgatgagtttaacaaccaaatggggcctaaatCTCCACATCTTTTATGAATTCAATGGTTTTGAAACCAAAAAAGCatgatttgaaaagaaaacctAGAAAGACACCCATTAGGAATGGCAAAGGCTCTACTAAGTTTGTgccttcataaaaaattaaaaaaaaaaaaaagaaaaagttgtatttatACCCCCTATTTCTTGCTCAATATGTACAAATATACTTACTTTTCTAAAACATTGGCTTGAACTCTGATGAAATTATCAAATTCGAAAACGGCATTGATAGTTTTGTTCAACTGATGTCATTAATTTGCTTTACTTGTAAAGAATCCCTTAATTACTCTGAGTTATGAACTAAATCAGTCGACAAAGTTGAATATATGATCATAAAGCTAGCTAGGACAAAAAATGGGCATCAGCATAGGAGGAATCATACAAACTAGCTATTATAATCATCTGGTCTATCATTTACAATCTGAAAAATTCTCTTGTTATAAAAGCTGTGCTGCTAGAAGAAGCGGAAGAatgtttttctaatttgtttggaaaattaGCATCTGCAGAAGATTGATATAAAAGGTGGATTGGAAAAATGCTCAGTGACAGTACTTCTTCAAGTCCCTCTCTGTACTTCCCAGTGATCATGCCTTGTCTTTTGACACATCAAAGAACACCTTAGTCTGACATAGGGGACAAGcctgagaaaacaaaaaacatctGTCATGATAAATTCGAGTTTGCAGCTAAAATAAAAGAGTGCTaaatgttttcttgttttcatcTTGAAAATCTGAGCAGCATACCTTATTGATGTTGAGCCATTTGGTTCCACAAGTAGCATGGTAGACATGTTTGCAAGGAAGTGTCATCTGTTGTTCACCTCGTTTATATTCCATCTGGCAAATCACACATCTATACAGGAACCGAAATGAACCAAATTAGGAGTCTGCAGACATGCATCCAATTGATGATTCTATGACATTTAATGATGCAAAGCTCACTCGAGGCCACCAGTAATGCTTTGTGTCCCAAACTATAATACTGCATGAACTAGTGGCTTAGGACAGTTCAACAATgaccaaaaataaacatatcTTATAACGTGAAATGGCAAGAATCAAGATTACCAAAAGCTGAAAACATATCAGTTGGTTACAAAGGAGACAGATGACAAAGTGCTGCATAAAAATACATCTCACAAGCCGAAATGTTACCTCTCATCTCCGGAATCCTTTCCTGAAATGAAATCACACTCATATTTTGAAATCGGGAGCAAAGAAATCTGATCGTGAGAAAGACCTTGACTTTGAGTTTCATCTTCCCTTACATAAAGATCTTGACTTTGAGTATCAACTTCACCTGTTTCTAGAAGCTGAAAATTTCAAATGTATCCAAGTCAATAGTTTTCAATTATCATCCATGTAAATGGTAATAGTTTCAATTCATATTCACTTGTTGCCAATCTAAAAGCTTTGAACATGTTAATTGCCAGTTTTGAGCATCTTAAAACCCCAAAAAGTAGAAGATACTCCAGTCTCTGTCTCACTTTATATGACGTTAGAACCGAAATAGACAAGTATACTCAGAAGCAAATATTAAAGTGGATATTCAAACCATCAAGACATGCAGCAATGCTAACAGAAAAAGTGAGACTCTCGTGTACTAACCGTATTGAGCATAGAATCAAGAGAGGGGTTTTCTTGACGAAGGACCTGTAAATTTCAAggaaaaacttgaagaaatgCGTCAGAGTCTATTCGTATATTACAGGTTTAAttagtttcatattttttgCGGTTAAATTATGAAAGCAACATACCTGAATAATAGGAGAAGCAAGCGTTCTCTGTGGTCCTACAAAACaagagaggagagaaataaGTTGGTGAAAATTCCAAATAAATATCATGGTAGTAGAAGAAAATAACATCAGCCGAAGGAAAGGTTCATGAAAACATCCAAGCAACCACAGCATAAATCCCTTGAAGGTCTGAACCAatcaaaatgataatatatataaagggtGCACAAGAAATATAGTAATGTATACTATCAAGCAGTGAAGTATCTGTGGTGCAGTTCTTTGAATTATGGCAAGAGTTTTGACAAGCTtgtttaattcaattcaatggagttttgtgttcttttcttaaaaggaaaacaattaaGATGCTTTAGACACAAGAGTGCTTGTTGCAGGATGTAGCTCAAGTGGTATATTCTCAGTTTCTTTTATTCTCTTCCCCCTTCTTCAGCCAGTAAGAACAACTATGCAGTAATTTTTATGTCTGACTCTCACTCTCTGTGTACAAGCGCATTAGTCTCTGCAGATTGTAATAAGTAGTTGCGGTGACTGCATTTCCTTCCATTTCTGCATCTACTTCAGCCCTCTGCTGGTTCATCATTGATGTAGAAGACCTCATATTTTCGTCGACTAGTACTCTACATTCCTCATCATCATTGTCCTGCACATGCATATTCGATCAAATTTAgtctcacaaactgatatagcTTGATGTAATATGTCGATCAATAGTAAATCTAACGTGTTATATCTAGTCACATGATCAGAGTACCTGATCATCTGAAGAACAAATAGAAACAGATTCAAGTAGAAGAAGTCGAACTCTATCAAGCTGATGATGAGGCTGTCTATTAACATCATACTAACTTATAAACACTTTCAAATCCTTCCATAAAAATTTTACCTTTCTGCTGGAATATTGTGCTTCTCCATCTGACCTCACACTGCATATATATttagacctctctctctctctctctctctctgctttttGGCTGACTATGTTTCAATCCATTACGTAAAAGGGGAGATGTATTTGATCCGTAATAGAGCTCTATTTTGGTAGGAAACGTAAGGCGATCCATATTCTTCAAGATGTATTATAATGTACGATAGAtataagtaatgctagatacagtttaAGGGTATGCATGTTAGAGCAAACTCGGtgtactcttttttaaaaaaaaagtaagattcattcttagaaaatgatttttatttttttttattttttatgttatccAGATTTACCTactcttttaaaatagaatGCGTGAGATTTGCAGATATATAATGAAATCGTCTTCTTCCATCCTAATTTAtcgtattttaaataattaaaaatcactttcttataaataaaaactattagAGCTAACAAACATTATCAATTTATAAGCTAATTGACCGGTGCCATGCTATATcccaaaaaaggaaataaatccaaaagaacaagaaacaaaatttggCATAAATCCATCATGAACATTAATCCAAAACCAAGAATCTCCAGCAACCTTTCAAAACTGTTAAACAAATtacacttaaaaaataattaaagaaaaaaaattttccaatGTGTTTTCTCTAAAGGTAAAATATAAATCcgtaaaattaaatttaagaaatcttattgaattaatacaaaaataaaattaattcaataagatttaataaaatgtttCAATTTGTTTCACAAATTAAGGAATTGATCGTAACaataaaatgtttgaatttcATGATTGAgcctaataaattttcaaaattcatatCAATATCAATTATTTAGTTATATGAAGATCGTTGTGTCATTTAAATTAGGTAAATTATACATTCCTGACCtacaaaagttaaatttaaaaatcttgtACTTGCGATAAACTATATGaatttgattattaaataaatgagaaTTGCTGCATAGATAAAGATATTACACaaagtaaacctacaaattGATTTGGTTTTATGAGATCTgttagatatactttataataaaaataattttacaatctgatatattatatcaaactatatcagtttgtgagtttatttttgtgtaatcttttgtGCCTAAAGTATTTCCCATGAAATTTATACAGGGTTGAGCCGAAATCGTGAGTTTCAATCGTATGTAGGAGTTGAGCTCAATCTAATTCATGGATAGCGATAGCTTTGGGACCaacaattaggggtgtaaaaattgaaaaatttgaCCGAATCGAAATGAACTGGTGGATTCAGTCCAGTTCGTAATCAGTCTGGTCTAGTACTAGTTTATAATTGGTCTAGTCCGATACCGATTCTTAAAAACTGAAACCGGCTCTAAACTGGTTCGAAactgattttcatattttaaaaaccgATTTGAATTAAATCAGaacggtatatatatatttttaatttttttatattatatataaaatattttttatattatattatatgctaaattgctcattaatataatttgaaaatttaattttattattcatgtctatcaattttataacataaaactaatgtcactaataagttagacattactTATACTATACTTGTATAATTAGATATTAATGAATTAGTAATTgctaataataaatactaaattctagtaattaaatttagcgttcaaaaaattataatactaaacTTATGTAGTGACAAATGGTAAACAGAAAAAATGGATCGTACCGAAATCGAATAAATTGAAAGTTCCGGTTTTAGTGATGAATTGGTTCGTatcgatttttaaattttcaaaactagtGTGTATTGATTCGGTTCTAAAATTTGTCCAGAATTAAACCGATCCGATTATACCCCTCCCAATAATGACAGCAAATAGATTTTATACTAGaaacagaagagaaaaaaaaattgtcaaatacccctttcatatttattttacaatttgcaGTGTTTGAAAACCAAAGGagtcttcaaaattttcaacatttttcaacATTCTCCTAACTTTATtcccaaacattactcaaatactaaaaaaatctatttcaaattttcaacttttcatcaaTCATtaatcaaacaaacaaacaaatcaatataacttttacaaactttaaaaattaaaaattaaaaataagaatttatattcaaacaacttttaactttatcaTTCAACTCTCACAAACTCCAATActaacactttttttaaaatatttttattcaaatttctgGCTCTCCTTTCACAAAACCTAATATCAAACAAATTCCTAAAATTTTTGAACATTTTCAAACATAACTGTAGAAATTATGCCAAAATCAGCAAATGAGCAAATTTAAGTCCGAGTTAAATTCGTACCACATTACCTACTGTCATCAACTGGAACACAGCCGCCACTCCTGAGGCAAAAAATGTTGGCTTCGAAAGACAAAATATAGTTGGATCAACAATTTCATCCACAAGTCCATCAAAATCAATGTTTGAAAAGCTTAATGTTCCGCACAATTCAAATCCTATGAAATGATCAACATAAACAACACAAAGATCATCAAGCCTCCTATCTAATTAACAAGATGGTTTGTACATTAACCCAGAGTTTAAAAGGCAAACTTTGAGTTGGCTAATTAATCTCTACCTTTGTACAAAGAGCAAAAATGGAAGAAGAGGCTGAAATAAAGAACTGGAAACCTTTTAAGAAGCCGTTCAACTTCTCCACTCTTCATCCATGTCACATGCACAATATTAAAGCCAAGAATGATTTGCCGCCTGGCATATGAATTGCCAGAATGCTGTCTGTCAACAAATTCACAGGGACTTCATCCCGTTCCATCAGGGTGGGGTGCAATTCACAATCCTGGCACCCAACTCCCTCCCCACAGGAGTTCATTGTATCGCAAGACGCCTCTGTGAGGCCTGGTTAGAAGAGATGCTTCCCCATTGTTGGCCTGAACAGTCTCCTTCCTTGCCTCTTCCACTCGTATGCAGATATGATGAGACAGATAAGACCTCATGATTTTGGTAATGGTTGCCACCATTTACATAATTCTGAGCTTCAGATGCATCTCGCCTCCCTTCCTGTTGCCCATGAGAGGAATTCCATGTTTCAGCAGAGTCAGTGAGCAAGGGTTCAGAACCAGACGAACTTGCAGACTGTGATGAGAGAGCTGGCCCAGAAGCAGTGCCCTTTTCTTTGGCTTCATGGTTCGCAGCATCAACATTACTTTTCTTTGCAAAACGTCCTCCACTTCCCCTGGCCCTTCTCATAGCATGCTGGTGTCGAGACTCATGAAGATAAGGCTGTAGAAGATTGGGAAATTAAACAAGGTACCGTATAGATGGAGCTCAAACTCCGCACATC
This window contains:
- the LOC121241378 gene encoding E3 ubiquitin ligase BIG BROTHER-related-like, which gives rise to MRSSTSMMNQQRAEVDAEMEGNAVTATTYYNLQRLMRLYTERPQRTLASPIIQVLRQENPSLDSMLNTLLETGEVDTQSQDLYVREDETQSQGLSHDQISLLPISKYECDFISGKDSGDERCVICQMEYKRGEQQMTLPCKHVYHATCGTKWLNINKACPLCQTKVFFDVSKDKA